From the genome of Papaver somniferum cultivar HN1 chromosome 2, ASM357369v1, whole genome shotgun sequence, one region includes:
- the LOC113353087 gene encoding axial regulator YABBY 5-like isoform X5, whose translation MMSSISSTMSFVNEQICYIPCNFCNIILAVSVPCSSLFETVTVRCGHCANLWSVNMGAVLQSLSLQDLQDIQVMQVTTAAKTEKRIVNQPPEKKHRVPSAYNQFINCCHPFPLVSFREEIQRIKANNPDINHRKAFSTAAKNWAHFPHAHYGLKLESKNNQAKLREESCKMFAAYKSCTILGKN comes from the exons ATGATGTCTTCTATCTCTTCGACTATGAGTTTTGTGAATGAGCAAATTTGCTATATCCCCTGTAACTTCTGCAACATCATTCTTGCG GTGAGTGTTCCATGCAGTAGTTTGTTCGAAACGGTGACCGTCAGATGTGGGCATTGCGCAAATTTGTGGTCTGTAAACATGGGAGCTGTTTTACAGTCACTATCGCTACAAGATCTGCAG GATATTCAAGTAATGCAAGTAACTACTGCTGCTAAAACTGAAAAACGGATTGTTAATCAGC CTCCTGAGAAGAAACACAGGGTTCCATCAGCATATAATCAGTTCATAAA TTGTTGCCATCCATTTCCTCTTGTTTCTTTTAGGGAGGAAATACAAAGGATTAAGGCCAATAATCCAGATATCAACCACAGAAAAGCATTCAGTACTGCAGCCAAAAAC TGGGCACATTTTCCCCATGCTCATTACGGGTTGAAGTTGGAGAGCAAGAATAATCAAGCTAAGCTCCGTGAAGAG AGCTGCAAAATGTTCGCTGCATACAAGTCATGTACTATTCTTGGCAAGAACTAA
- the LOC113353087 gene encoding axial regulator YABBY 5-like isoform X6, protein MMSSISSTMSFVNEQICYIPCNFCNIILAVSVPCSSLFETVTVRCGHCANLWSVNMGAVLQSLSLQDLQDIQVMQVTTAAKTEKRIVNQPPEKKHRVPSAYNQFIKEEIQRIKANNPDINHRKAFSTAAKNWAHFPHAHYGLKLESKNNQAKLREESCKMFAAYKSCTILGKN, encoded by the exons ATGATGTCTTCTATCTCTTCGACTATGAGTTTTGTGAATGAGCAAATTTGCTATATCCCCTGTAACTTCTGCAACATCATTCTTGCG GTGAGTGTTCCATGCAGTAGTTTGTTCGAAACGGTGACCGTCAGATGTGGGCATTGCGCAAATTTGTGGTCTGTAAACATGGGAGCTGTTTTACAGTCACTATCGCTACAAGATCTGCAG GATATTCAAGTAATGCAAGTAACTACTGCTGCTAAAACTGAAAAACGGATTGTTAATCAGC CTCCTGAGAAGAAACACAGGGTTCCATCAGCATATAATCAGTTCATAAA GGAGGAAATACAAAGGATTAAGGCCAATAATCCAGATATCAACCACAGAAAAGCATTCAGTACTGCAGCCAAAAAC TGGGCACATTTTCCCCATGCTCATTACGGGTTGAAGTTGGAGAGCAAGAATAATCAAGCTAAGCTCCGTGAAGAG AGCTGCAAAATGTTCGCTGCATACAAGTCATGTACTATTCTTGGCAAGAACTAA
- the LOC113353087 gene encoding axial regulator YABBY 5-like isoform X4 has translation MMSSISSTMSFVNEQICYIPCNFCNIILAVSVPCSSLFETVTVRCGHCANLWSVNMGAVLQSLSLQDLQTPNNGDHFQRIDFPSSSKHNQDIQVMQVTTAAKTEKRIVNQPPEKKHRVPSAYNQFIKEEIQRIKANNPDINHRKAFSTAAKNWAHFPHAHYGLKLESKNNQAKLREESCKMFAAYKSCTILGKN, from the exons ATGATGTCTTCTATCTCTTCGACTATGAGTTTTGTGAATGAGCAAATTTGCTATATCCCCTGTAACTTCTGCAACATCATTCTTGCG GTGAGTGTTCCATGCAGTAGTTTGTTCGAAACGGTGACCGTCAGATGTGGGCATTGCGCAAATTTGTGGTCTGTAAACATGGGAGCTGTTTTACAGTCACTATCGCTACAAGATCTGCAG ACACCTAACAATGGTGATCATTTTCAGAGGATTGATTTTCCATCCTCTTCAAAACATAACCAGGATATTCAAGTAATGCAAGTAACTACTGCTGCTAAAACTGAAAAACGGATTGTTAATCAGC CTCCTGAGAAGAAACACAGGGTTCCATCAGCATATAATCAGTTCATAAA GGAGGAAATACAAAGGATTAAGGCCAATAATCCAGATATCAACCACAGAAAAGCATTCAGTACTGCAGCCAAAAAC TGGGCACATTTTCCCCATGCTCATTACGGGTTGAAGTTGGAGAGCAAGAATAATCAAGCTAAGCTCCGTGAAGAG AGCTGCAAAATGTTCGCTGCATACAAGTCATGTACTATTCTTGGCAAGAACTAA
- the LOC113353087 gene encoding axial regulator YABBY 5-like isoform X3 encodes MMSSISSTMSFVNEQICYIPCNFCNIILAVSVPCSSLFETVTVRCGHCANLWSVNMGAVLQSLSLQDLQRIDFPSSSKHNQDIQVMQVTTAAKTEKRIVNQPPEKKHRVPSAYNQFINCCHPFPLVSFREEIQRIKANNPDINHRKAFSTAAKNWAHFPHAHYGLKLESKNNQAKLREESCKMFAAYKSCTILGKN; translated from the exons ATGATGTCTTCTATCTCTTCGACTATGAGTTTTGTGAATGAGCAAATTTGCTATATCCCCTGTAACTTCTGCAACATCATTCTTGCG GTGAGTGTTCCATGCAGTAGTTTGTTCGAAACGGTGACCGTCAGATGTGGGCATTGCGCAAATTTGTGGTCTGTAAACATGGGAGCTGTTTTACAGTCACTATCGCTACAAGATCTGCAG AGGATTGATTTTCCATCCTCTTCAAAACATAACCAGGATATTCAAGTAATGCAAGTAACTACTGCTGCTAAAACTGAAAAACGGATTGTTAATCAGC CTCCTGAGAAGAAACACAGGGTTCCATCAGCATATAATCAGTTCATAAA TTGTTGCCATCCATTTCCTCTTGTTTCTTTTAGGGAGGAAATACAAAGGATTAAGGCCAATAATCCAGATATCAACCACAGAAAAGCATTCAGTACTGCAGCCAAAAAC TGGGCACATTTTCCCCATGCTCATTACGGGTTGAAGTTGGAGAGCAAGAATAATCAAGCTAAGCTCCGTGAAGAG AGCTGCAAAATGTTCGCTGCATACAAGTCATGTACTATTCTTGGCAAGAACTAA
- the LOC113353087 gene encoding axial regulator YABBY 5-like isoform X1 gives MMSSISSTMSFVNEQICYIPCNFCNIILAVSVPCSSLFETVTVRCGHCANLWSVNMGAVLQSLSLQDLQTPNNGDHFQRIDFPSSSKHNQDIQVMQVTTAAKTEKRIVNQPPEKKHRVPSAYNQFINCCHPFPLVSFREEIQRIKANNPDINHRKAFSTAAKNWAHFPHAHYGLKLESKNNQAKLREESCKMFAAYKSCTILGKN, from the exons ATGATGTCTTCTATCTCTTCGACTATGAGTTTTGTGAATGAGCAAATTTGCTATATCCCCTGTAACTTCTGCAACATCATTCTTGCG GTGAGTGTTCCATGCAGTAGTTTGTTCGAAACGGTGACCGTCAGATGTGGGCATTGCGCAAATTTGTGGTCTGTAAACATGGGAGCTGTTTTACAGTCACTATCGCTACAAGATCTGCAG ACACCTAACAATGGTGATCATTTTCAGAGGATTGATTTTCCATCCTCTTCAAAACATAACCAGGATATTCAAGTAATGCAAGTAACTACTGCTGCTAAAACTGAAAAACGGATTGTTAATCAGC CTCCTGAGAAGAAACACAGGGTTCCATCAGCATATAATCAGTTCATAAA TTGTTGCCATCCATTTCCTCTTGTTTCTTTTAGGGAGGAAATACAAAGGATTAAGGCCAATAATCCAGATATCAACCACAGAAAAGCATTCAGTACTGCAGCCAAAAAC TGGGCACATTTTCCCCATGCTCATTACGGGTTGAAGTTGGAGAGCAAGAATAATCAAGCTAAGCTCCGTGAAGAG AGCTGCAAAATGTTCGCTGCATACAAGTCATGTACTATTCTTGGCAAGAACTAA
- the LOC113353087 gene encoding axial regulator YABBY 5-like isoform X2, with protein MMSSISSTMSFVNEQICYIPCNFCNIILAVSVPCSSLFETVTVRCGHCANLWSVNMGAVLQSLSLQDLQTPNNGDHFQRIDFPSSSKHNQDIQVMQVTTAAKTEKRIVNQPPEKKHRVPSAYNQFINCCHPFPLVSFREEIQRIKANNPDINHRKAFSTAAKNWAHFPHAHYGLKLESKNNQAKLREEGSDFLMKRARLPNEW; from the exons ATGATGTCTTCTATCTCTTCGACTATGAGTTTTGTGAATGAGCAAATTTGCTATATCCCCTGTAACTTCTGCAACATCATTCTTGCG GTGAGTGTTCCATGCAGTAGTTTGTTCGAAACGGTGACCGTCAGATGTGGGCATTGCGCAAATTTGTGGTCTGTAAACATGGGAGCTGTTTTACAGTCACTATCGCTACAAGATCTGCAG ACACCTAACAATGGTGATCATTTTCAGAGGATTGATTTTCCATCCTCTTCAAAACATAACCAGGATATTCAAGTAATGCAAGTAACTACTGCTGCTAAAACTGAAAAACGGATTGTTAATCAGC CTCCTGAGAAGAAACACAGGGTTCCATCAGCATATAATCAGTTCATAAA TTGTTGCCATCCATTTCCTCTTGTTTCTTTTAGGGAGGAAATACAAAGGATTAAGGCCAATAATCCAGATATCAACCACAGAAAAGCATTCAGTACTGCAGCCAAAAAC TGGGCACATTTTCCCCATGCTCATTACGGGTTGAAGTTGGAGAGCAAGAATAATCAAGCTAAGCTCCGTGAAGAG GGATCTGATTTTCTAATGAAAAGGGCCAGATTACCAAATGAATGGTGA